The Lacipirellula parvula genome window below encodes:
- a CDS encoding LemA family protein yields the protein MSVESLTLAAIGGGWIALIVVAVIVIVTLMYGVGIYNHLVTLRNRLENSFAQIEVQLKRRYDLIPNLVETVKGYMKHERETLEAVISARNAAVGGLQAASANPGDPAAMKQLAAAESNLGGTLGRLFALSEAYPDLKANQNMAQLTEELTSTENKVAFARQAYNDSVMQFNTYRQSFPPVFFAGMFGFGQDAELLEFADSKQIAEAPKVSF from the coding sequence ATGTCTGTTGAGTCGCTGACGCTGGCCGCTATCGGCGGCGGTTGGATCGCATTGATCGTCGTCGCCGTCATCGTCATCGTGACGCTGATGTACGGCGTCGGGATCTACAACCATCTGGTGACGCTGCGGAATCGGTTGGAGAACTCGTTCGCGCAGATCGAAGTCCAACTAAAGCGTCGTTACGACCTGATTCCGAATTTGGTCGAAACCGTGAAGGGGTACATGAAGCACGAGCGCGAGACCCTCGAAGCGGTGATCTCGGCTCGTAACGCTGCTGTTGGCGGCCTGCAGGCGGCTTCGGCCAACCCCGGCGACCCCGCGGCGATGAAGCAACTCGCCGCTGCGGAATCGAACCTGGGTGGCACGCTCGGCCGGTTGTTCGCGTTGTCGGAGGCGTATCCCGACCTGAAGGCGAACCAGAACATGGCGCAACTCACCGAAGAGCTAACCTCGACCGAGAACAAGGTCGCGTTCGCTCGCCAGGCGTACAACGATTCGGTGATGCAGTTCAACACCTACCGCCAGTCGTTCCCGCCGGTCTTCTTCGCCGGAATGTTTGGCTTTGGCCAGGACGCCGAGCTGCTGGAATTTGCCGATAGCAAGCAGATTGCGGAAGCGCCGAAGGTGAGCTTCTAA
- the epmA gene encoding EF-P lysine aminoacylase EpmA, which translates to MSGGNELALRHERLRQRAAMLARLRGFFAERGFLEVETPVVDAEIIPELHIEPFGVGDASHKQAFGFLQASPELHMKRLLCEGLPAIFQVTRSFRYGERGAIHNPEFTMVEWYRTGDGMAAGMQLLDELCQAVAGSSVATRTTYAEAFRTHAGVDAHHANCAELAAAAKRLHVAVPEGIHADDRDEWLNLLLADVVEPRLGADWPEILYDYPATQSALAVTATRADGTLVGERFELYWHGIELANGYHELTDAAALRTRLEEVNRQRSADNRPALPLPERLLAAMADPGLPACSGCALGFDRLAMLAGGATTIDDVMAFTW; encoded by the coding sequence ATGAGCGGCGGCAACGAGTTAGCGTTGCGACATGAGCGGCTACGCCAGCGAGCGGCGATGCTCGCGCGGCTGCGCGGGTTCTTTGCGGAACGCGGGTTTCTGGAAGTTGAGACGCCGGTCGTTGATGCGGAGATTATTCCGGAGCTGCATATTGAGCCGTTTGGCGTGGGCGATGCATCGCACAAACAGGCGTTCGGCTTTCTGCAAGCATCCCCCGAGCTCCACATGAAGCGGCTCCTCTGCGAGGGGCTGCCGGCGATCTTTCAGGTGACGCGATCGTTCCGCTACGGCGAGCGCGGAGCGATTCATAATCCTGAGTTCACGATGGTTGAGTGGTACCGCACCGGCGATGGCATGGCGGCGGGGATGCAATTGCTTGACGAGTTGTGCCAGGCGGTTGCGGGTTCGTCGGTAGCGACTCGTACGACGTACGCCGAGGCGTTCCGCACGCACGCGGGCGTTGATGCTCACCATGCGAACTGCGCCGAACTGGCCGCGGCCGCGAAGCGTTTGCACGTCGCCGTCCCCGAGGGAATTCACGCCGACGACCGCGACGAATGGCTCAACCTGCTGCTGGCCGACGTGGTCGAGCCGCGGCTTGGCGCCGATTGGCCCGAAATTCTCTACGACTATCCAGCCACCCAATCGGCGCTCGCGGTGACGGCGACGCGTGCGGACGGAACGCTCGTCGGCGAGCGGTTCGAACTTTACTGGCACGGCATCGAACTGGCGAACGGCTACCACGAATTGACCGACGCCGCGGCGCTGCGCACCCGGTTGGAAGAAGTGAACCGCCAACGCTCTGCCGACAACCGCCCTGCCCTGCCGCTGCCGGAGCGGCTGCTGGCGGCGATGGCCGATCCGGGGCTACCGGCGTGCAGTGGGTGTGCGCTGGGGTTTGATCGACTTGCGATGCTGGCCGGTGGGGCGACTACCATCGACGATGTGATGGCTTTCACTTGGTAG
- a CDS encoding M48 family metallopeptidase, with translation MATDFFERQDQARRSTKWLVILFVLGVIGIVGATMGVVWVAVEATQHREALEEGDLNGLVDNPLYESPEELALPVGAGGGALLLILGGSLFKVAQLSGGGHVVAESLQGRRIHSDTTDAVERRLLNVVEEMALASGVPVPPVFLLDREPAINAFAAGYSPSDAVVAVTRGTAENLSRDELQGVVAHEFSHILNGDMRLNIRLIGVLHGILLLGLIGRIMFRMAANSGGSRSSRDNKGNAAIYFLLIGLAVMALGFLGTLMGNIIKAALSRQREYLADASAVQFTRNPTGLAGALKRIGSAVTGSKLQAANASEASHLFFAQGVWEGLTSLTATHPPLPARIKQLEPQWDGSFEMPPVTPATFNNPAPRTGAIPVPGLAAGGIAGAAAALATAAAVSEGPVIVPGGSPAEVVPLAVVAKAADQVGDPQEAHRKYAAALVGSLPPLVRDSVHETYGARAVVFGLLADKDREIRSKQLKRLRELATPDIVDLTNKLLPYIDLLDVRARLPLVDMALPSLRAMSPTQYKEFLACFKELVAADNRLGLFEWTLYRVLLRHLTPQFEKTAAPRIAYYGLQKMGPQCSVLLSTLAYADNRVDEAPKALARGAEKLQGIAVKLLTPEECGLDQLSKALDDLSRVADKKRRPLVAACAAVICADREVTVAEAELLRGVCDMLDCPMPPLLPGGPATFAHDSVAS, from the coding sequence ATGGCCACCGATTTCTTCGAACGGCAAGATCAGGCTCGCCGCAGCACGAAGTGGCTGGTGATTTTGTTCGTGCTGGGAGTGATCGGCATCGTCGGGGCGACGATGGGCGTCGTGTGGGTGGCAGTGGAAGCGACCCAACACCGGGAGGCGCTCGAGGAGGGCGATCTCAACGGTCTGGTCGACAATCCGCTGTATGAATCGCCAGAAGAGCTCGCTCTTCCCGTCGGCGCCGGCGGCGGAGCCCTCTTGCTAATCCTCGGCGGCAGTTTGTTCAAAGTGGCGCAGCTTTCGGGTGGCGGTCACGTTGTGGCCGAAAGCTTGCAAGGCCGCCGCATTCATAGCGACACCACCGACGCCGTCGAACGTCGGCTGCTCAACGTCGTCGAAGAAATGGCGCTGGCTTCAGGCGTGCCGGTGCCACCGGTGTTTCTGCTGGACAGAGAGCCAGCCATTAACGCCTTCGCTGCCGGTTACTCGCCGAGCGATGCGGTGGTCGCCGTCACCCGCGGGACTGCCGAGAATCTGTCGCGCGACGAACTGCAGGGAGTCGTGGCGCACGAGTTCAGCCACATCCTCAACGGCGACATGCGGCTGAACATCCGCCTGATCGGCGTGCTGCACGGTATCCTGCTGCTCGGATTGATCGGCCGCATCATGTTCCGCATGGCGGCGAACTCGGGGGGCTCGCGCAGCAGCCGGGACAACAAGGGGAATGCCGCGATTTACTTCTTGCTGATTGGCCTCGCTGTGATGGCGCTCGGCTTCCTCGGCACGCTGATGGGCAACATTATCAAGGCCGCCCTCTCACGGCAGCGCGAATACTTGGCCGATGCCTCGGCGGTGCAGTTCACGCGCAATCCGACCGGGCTGGCCGGCGCGCTGAAGCGAATCGGCAGCGCCGTCACTGGTTCCAAATTGCAAGCGGCGAACGCGAGCGAGGCGAGCCACCTGTTCTTCGCCCAAGGCGTGTGGGAAGGACTCACCTCGCTCACCGCGACCCACCCGCCGCTGCCGGCGCGAATCAAACAGCTCGAACCGCAGTGGGATGGCTCGTTCGAGATGCCGCCAGTGACGCCGGCGACATTCAACAACCCAGCGCCGCGCACGGGGGCGATTCCAGTGCCGGGCCTCGCGGCCGGCGGCATTGCGGGGGCTGCGGCGGCACTCGCCACGGCGGCTGCAGTTTCTGAAGGTCCGGTGATCGTCCCAGGCGGATCGCCGGCCGAGGTAGTGCCGCTCGCCGTCGTCGCGAAGGCAGCCGATCAGGTGGGCGATCCGCAGGAAGCCCATCGCAAGTATGCCGCGGCGCTCGTTGGCTCGCTGCCGCCGCTCGTGCGCGATTCTGTTCACGAAACCTACGGCGCGCGGGCCGTTGTGTTCGGTTTGCTCGCGGATAAAGATCGCGAGATTCGGTCGAAGCAACTCAAGCGGCTTCGCGAGCTTGCGACGCCCGACATCGTCGACCTGACGAACAAACTCTTGCCGTACATCGACTTGCTCGACGTGCGGGCGCGGTTGCCGCTGGTCGACATGGCATTGCCGTCGCTGCGAGCGATGTCGCCGACGCAATACAAAGAGTTCCTCGCCTGCTTCAAGGAACTCGTCGCGGCGGACAATCGCCTAGGGTTGTTCGAGTGGACGCTCTACCGCGTGCTGCTGCGTCACTTAACGCCGCAGTTTGAAAAGACTGCCGCGCCGCGGATCGCTTACTACGGTCTGCAAAAGATGGGGCCGCAGTGCTCGGTATTGCTGTCGACGCTGGCGTATGCCGACAATCGCGTCGACGAGGCGCCCAAAGCGCTCGCCCGCGGCGCCGAGAAGCTGCAAGGCATCGCCGTGAAGTTGCTAACGCCCGAAGAGTGCGGCCTCGACCAGCTGAGCAAGGCGCTCGACGACCTCTCGCGCGTCGCCGACAAAAAGCGGCGGCCGTTGGTCGCCGCCTGCGCCGCGGTAATCTGTGCCGACCGCGAAGTGACAGTCGCTGAAGCCGAGCTTCTCCGCGGCGTCTGCGACATGCTCGACTGCCCGATGCCGCCGCTGCTGCCGGGCGGGCCGGCGACGTTTGCTCACGACAGCGTGGCGTCATGA
- a CDS encoding 2Fe-2S iron-sulfur cluster-binding protein — MPIIKFIKEKKEIEVPRGANLRKSAIEAGINLYQGINGFGATINQYVNCHGLGQCGMCRVLITKGMENTSPMGSMEKFKFRVPVPDPMAALAYVGNEQTMRLACYTEVNGDVEVQTGPEIDLFGENFFS, encoded by the coding sequence ATGCCGATTATCAAGTTCATTAAGGAAAAAAAGGAAATTGAAGTTCCTCGCGGGGCCAACCTGCGGAAGTCCGCCATCGAGGCTGGCATCAACCTTTACCAGGGAATCAACGGCTTCGGCGCCACGATCAATCAGTACGTCAACTGCCACGGCCTCGGCCAATGCGGCATGTGCCGGGTGCTGATTACCAAGGGGATGGAAAATACCAGCCCGATGGGGAGCATGGAAAAGTTCAAGTTCCGGGTACCGGTGCCCGACCCGATGGCCGCCCTCGCCTATGTCGGCAACGAGCAAACGATGCGGCTCGCCTGCTACACTGAAGTGAACGGCGACGTCGAGGTGCAAACCGGCCCCGAGATCGACCTCTTCGGCGAGAACTTTTTCAGCTAG
- a CDS encoding P-II family nitrogen regulator, with translation MKQVVAIVKPFLAERILEGLRRAPLEAVHVREVKGVGRQKSYLDEYADSEYAEAFLPKVEITAWVDDMRAEEVIRKMVEAARTGRMGDGKIFVLSAQSYEAVLGGKF, from the coding sequence ATGAAACAAGTCGTCGCCATCGTCAAACCCTTCCTCGCCGAGCGGATTCTCGAAGGCCTCCGCCGCGCGCCGCTCGAGGCGGTCCATGTCCGCGAGGTGAAGGGCGTCGGCCGGCAGAAGAGCTATCTCGACGAGTATGCCGACAGCGAATATGCCGAGGCGTTTCTGCCGAAGGTCGAGATCACCGCCTGGGTCGACGACATGCGTGCGGAGGAAGTGATCCGCAAAATGGTCGAAGCGGCCCGCACCGGTCGGATGGGCGACGGCAAGATCTTTGTGCTGTCGGCGCAGTCGTACGAAGCGGTGCTGGGCGGAAAGTTTTAG
- a CDS encoding bifunctional [glutamate--ammonia ligase]-adenylyl-L-tyrosine phosphorylase/[glutamate--ammonia-ligase] adenylyltransferase, protein MQIDRLRTMLDAPAEAEGWLRPLGFADIRTGHDNLTRLAMAGVPLDLLGTLCEQFAAVAPKLADPDMALNNLERYLLASRSPLAAAALFERDRQALAPLLLLFNASQNLSDMLCTDPESYDLLRMTGGRAVARDMLVEELVADVRALSSEDEVMAALRRFKRRETLRIAYGDIVKGHSVAKVTRQISYVADAIVEAAVDFATRQVTEKQFKRNGRNLRPPHFVVLALGKLGGRELNYSSDIDLVMLYQDAEGVSGTPDTDGGEFAQRLAREVIKLLTESTDLGFAYRVDMRLRPDGSQGQLCTRIDQALAYYDTRGRTWERQAYVKARAIAGDIELGKTYLHHLRPWIYRRYLSLADITGIKGLKRKIEKHAEEAGVAERHVKTGRGGIRDIEFVIQFLQLLNGGAIPALRTGNTLAAIERLEQAGCLTHQEQTILEDNYSFLRKVEHRLQIMFDLQTHELPVTDVEIHKLARRLGYRAAGGVTALEAFKKDYADRTAVNRRILDHLLHDAFPERAETEPEIDLVNDPDPSPETIERVLERYHFRDVHAEYDNLMSLASESIPFLSTRRCRLFLASIAPRLLAAIATTPDPDATLITLSRVSDSLGGKAALWELFSSNRPSLNLYVTLCAACPYLASILTSNPGMIDELMDSLIVERLPDLARLKASLAELTRGAEDLEPILLSFKHAQHLRVGVRDIVGKDDVQDTHAALSDVAEACLQEIAVAETVKLIDKLGQPTIGQLSGIENAEGEFPAWSPRPEQVGQPSELVVLALGKLGGREPNYHSDLDLVFLYDGEGSTIPGRRGASTSNSHFFSELGQRIIKAATQFGPHGRLYEVDPRLRPTGRSGALAMPLSSFVRYFREGEGQLWERLALCKSRVIVGSPEAAQRAMSAVTDSIYCRPWRSQDAQEIKEMRQRLRESASSQNLKRAAGGTMDAEFIVQMLQLKHGLDLPQIRVPGTIAALEALQAAGVLGKDDARSLAASYRFQRSVEARIRLMDSAGRHEFPDEPRELEKLAFLLGYADVDRLVQEVDQTWRDTRERFDRIFNEAAAAE, encoded by the coding sequence ATGCAGATCGACCGCCTACGGACCATGCTCGACGCCCCGGCTGAAGCCGAAGGTTGGCTGCGTCCGCTCGGCTTCGCCGATATCCGCACGGGGCACGACAATCTCACCCGGCTGGCCATGGCTGGGGTGCCTCTCGATTTGCTGGGAACGCTGTGCGAGCAGTTCGCTGCGGTGGCGCCAAAGCTCGCCGACCCCGACATGGCGCTCAATAACCTTGAGCGCTACCTGCTCGCCTCGCGCAGCCCGCTAGCCGCGGCGGCGCTTTTTGAACGCGATCGGCAGGCGCTCGCTCCGCTGCTGCTGTTGTTCAATGCGAGCCAGAACCTTTCGGACATGCTCTGCACCGATCCGGAGAGTTACGATCTCTTGCGGATGACGGGCGGCCGGGCCGTCGCCCGCGACATGCTGGTCGAGGAACTGGTCGCCGACGTCCGCGCGCTCAGCAGCGAAGACGAAGTGATGGCGGCGCTGCGGCGGTTCAAGCGGCGTGAAACGCTTCGCATTGCTTACGGCGACATTGTGAAAGGGCATTCCGTCGCCAAAGTGACGCGGCAGATTTCTTACGTCGCCGACGCGATCGTCGAGGCGGCCGTCGACTTCGCTACTCGCCAAGTGACGGAAAAACAATTCAAGCGCAACGGCCGCAACCTTCGCCCGCCGCACTTTGTGGTGCTGGCGCTCGGCAAGCTTGGCGGTCGCGAACTGAACTATTCGAGCGACATCGACTTGGTGATGCTCTACCAAGACGCCGAGGGAGTGAGCGGCACGCCCGACACCGACGGCGGCGAGTTCGCTCAACGGCTCGCCCGCGAGGTGATCAAACTCCTTACCGAATCGACTGATCTCGGTTTCGCTTACCGCGTCGACATGCGATTGCGACCCGACGGCAGCCAGGGGCAGCTTTGTACCCGCATCGACCAGGCGCTCGCCTACTACGATACCCGTGGCCGCACGTGGGAACGGCAGGCCTACGTGAAGGCCCGCGCGATCGCCGGCGACATCGAACTGGGGAAGACCTACCTCCACCACCTGCGGCCGTGGATCTACCGCCGTTATCTCAGCCTCGCCGATATCACCGGCATCAAGGGCCTGAAGCGAAAGATCGAGAAGCACGCTGAGGAGGCAGGCGTCGCCGAACGGCATGTGAAGACCGGCCGCGGCGGCATTCGCGACATCGAATTCGTCATCCAGTTCTTGCAACTGCTCAACGGCGGCGCCATTCCGGCGCTGCGCACCGGCAACACCCTCGCCGCGATCGAACGGCTCGAGCAGGCTGGTTGTCTCACTCACCAGGAACAGACGATCCTGGAGGACAACTACAGCTTCCTCCGCAAGGTGGAGCATCGTCTGCAGATCATGTTCGACCTGCAAACGCATGAGCTGCCGGTCACCGACGTTGAAATTCACAAGCTCGCTCGTCGCCTCGGCTACCGCGCTGCGGGGGGCGTGACGGCGCTTGAGGCGTTCAAGAAGGACTACGCCGATCGCACCGCGGTCAATCGCCGCATCCTCGATCACCTGCTGCACGACGCCTTCCCTGAACGCGCGGAGACCGAGCCGGAGATCGATCTGGTCAACGATCCCGATCCTTCGCCGGAGACGATCGAGCGCGTGCTGGAGCGATATCATTTCCGCGACGTCCACGCGGAGTACGACAACCTGATGTCGCTTGCCAGCGAGAGCATTCCGTTTCTCTCGACGCGGCGCTGCCGGTTGTTTCTCGCCTCGATCGCGCCGCGACTGTTGGCGGCGATTGCAACAACGCCCGATCCCGATGCGACGCTCATCACGCTCAGCCGCGTGAGCGATTCGCTCGGCGGTAAGGCAGCGTTGTGGGAACTGTTCAGCAGCAATCGCCCGTCGCTCAATCTGTACGTCACGCTCTGTGCGGCGTGCCCCTACCTGGCGAGCATCCTCACCAGCAACCCGGGCATGATCGACGAGCTGATGGACAGCCTCATCGTGGAGAGGCTTCCCGACCTGGCGCGGCTCAAGGCATCGCTCGCCGAGTTGACCCGCGGGGCGGAAGATCTCGAGCCGATTCTGCTCAGCTTCAAGCACGCTCAGCATCTGCGCGTCGGCGTCCGCGACATCGTCGGCAAAGACGATGTGCAAGACACGCACGCCGCGCTCAGCGACGTCGCCGAGGCTTGCTTGCAAGAAATCGCCGTCGCCGAGACGGTGAAGCTGATCGACAAGCTCGGTCAACCGACGATCGGTCAGCTAAGCGGGATCGAAAACGCTGAGGGCGAGTTCCCGGCGTGGTCGCCGCGGCCGGAGCAAGTCGGCCAGCCCAGCGAGCTGGTCGTCCTCGCGCTCGGCAAACTCGGCGGTCGCGAACCGAACTACCACAGTGATCTCGACCTCGTGTTTTTGTACGACGGCGAAGGATCGACGATCCCCGGCCGCCGCGGCGCCTCGACGAGCAACAGTCACTTCTTCAGCGAACTCGGCCAGCGGATTATCAAAGCGGCGACGCAGTTCGGCCCGCATGGCCGGCTGTACGAAGTCGACCCGCGACTGCGGCCGACGGGGCGAAGCGGCGCCCTGGCGATGCCGCTGTCGTCGTTCGTCCGTTACTTCCGTGAGGGAGAGGGGCAGCTCTGGGAGCGACTCGCCCTTTGCAAGTCGCGAGTGATCGTGGGCTCGCCGGAAGCGGCGCAGCGGGCGATGAGCGCGGTGACCGATTCGATCTACTGCCGGCCGTGGCGTTCGCAAGACGCCCAAGAGATCAAAGAGATGCGACAACGGCTCCGCGAGTCGGCTTCGTCGCAGAATCTCAAACGTGCCGCTGGCGGTACGATGGACGCCGAGTTCATCGTGCAGATGCTGCAATTGAAGCACGGCCTTGATTTACCGCAGATTCGCGTGCCGGGAACGATTGCCGCGCTCGAAGCATTGCAAGCTGCCGGCGTGCTCGGCAAGGACGACGCCCGTTCGCTCGCGGCGAGCTATCGTTTCCAGCGGAGCGTCGAGGCCCGCATCCGGCTGATGGATTCGGCCGGCCGGCACGAGTTCCCCGACGAACCGCGGGAACTGGAGAAGCTGGCGTTCCTACTCGGCTACGCCGACGTCGATCGGCTGGTGCAAGAAGTCGACCAAACCTGGCGCGACACGCGCGAACGGTTCGATCGCATTTTCAACGAAGCTGCGGCTGCGGAATAG
- a CDS encoding dihydrofolate reductase, whose amino-acid sequence MIVSLIVAAAENDVIGRQNDLPWRLSADLQRFKKLTMGHAVVMGRKTYESIGRPLPGRRMIVVTRQADYQADGVEVVGSMEAAVELAASSGETEVFIIGGAEIFAHFLPRAERLYWTRVHANVDGDVRFPAFDRGAWRLVESVRHEADAKNEHPYSFELYERVP is encoded by the coding sequence ATGATCGTCTCGCTGATCGTCGCCGCGGCGGAGAACGACGTCATCGGCCGGCAGAACGATCTGCCGTGGCGGCTCTCGGCCGACCTGCAGCGGTTCAAAAAACTGACGATGGGCCACGCCGTCGTCATGGGGCGGAAGACGTACGAATCGATCGGCCGGCCGCTGCCGGGACGGCGGATGATCGTCGTCACGCGGCAAGCAGATTACCAAGCCGACGGCGTAGAAGTCGTCGGCAGCATGGAGGCCGCCGTCGAACTCGCGGCGAGTTCCGGCGAGACGGAGGTGTTCATCATCGGCGGGGCGGAAATCTTCGCCCACTTCCTGCCGCGGGCGGAGCGGCTATACTGGACGCGCGTTCATGCCAACGTCGACGGCGACGTACGCTTCCCGGCGTTCGATCGCGGCGCGTGGCGGCTCGTGGAATCGGTTCGCCACGAAGCCGACGCGAAGAATGAGCATCCGTATAGCTTCGAACTCTACGAACGAGTCCCCTGA
- a CDS encoding thymidylate synthase — protein sequence MRQYLDLLDHVLQHGVHKSDRTGTGTRSVFGYQMRFNLAEGFPLVTTKKVHLRSIIHELLWFLRGETNIEYLTQNGVSIWNEWADADGELGPVYGKQWRSWATPDGGSIDQMQAVVEQIKKNPDSRRLIVSAWNVADVAQMALPPCHLLFQFYVAEGRLSCQLYQRSADIFLGVPFNIASYALLTMMVAQATGLQPGDFVHTLGDAHLYDNHLEQARLQLSREPRPLPTMRLNPAVKDLFAFKFDDFELLNYDPHPHIKAPVAV from the coding sequence ATGCGGCAATACCTCGACCTTCTCGACCACGTCCTGCAGCACGGCGTTCACAAGAGCGACCGCACCGGCACCGGCACGCGCAGCGTCTTCGGCTATCAGATGCGATTCAATCTGGCCGAGGGCTTTCCGCTCGTCACGACGAAGAAGGTCCACCTGCGGTCGATCATCCACGAGCTCTTGTGGTTCCTCCGCGGCGAGACGAACATCGAGTATCTCACGCAAAACGGCGTGAGCATCTGGAACGAGTGGGCCGACGCCGACGGCGAGCTTGGCCCCGTTTACGGCAAGCAGTGGCGCAGTTGGGCGACCCCCGACGGCGGTTCGATCGACCAGATGCAAGCCGTCGTCGAGCAGATCAAAAAGAACCCTGACTCGCGGCGCCTGATCGTCAGTGCCTGGAACGTCGCCGACGTGGCGCAGATGGCGCTGCCGCCGTGCCACTTGCTGTTCCAGTTCTACGTCGCCGAGGGGCGGCTCTCGTGCCAGCTCTACCAGCGGAGCGCCGACATCTTCCTCGGCGTGCCGTTCAACATCGCCTCCTACGCGCTGCTGACGATGATGGTCGCCCAGGCGACCGGCCTGCAGCCGGGCGATTTCGTCCACACGCTCGGCGACGCCCACCTCTACGACAATCATCTGGAGCAGGCGCGGCTGCAGCTATCGCGCGAGCCGCGCCCACTGCCGACGATGCGGCTCAACCCGGCGGTGAAGGATTTATTCGCGTTCAAGTTCGACGACTTTGAACTGCTGAACTACGATCCGCACCCGCACATCAAGGCCCCGGTGGCGGTATGA
- a CDS encoding DNA-3-methyladenine glycosylase I codes for MPAAKKEVVRCTWAMGGNELYHQYHDEEWGVPVYDDRKQFEFLTLESAQAGLSWSTILNKREGYRRAFADFDPVQVARFTEKRIEKILTDPGIVRNRLKVKAAVTNAQLFLQVQEEFDGFARYLWQFVDGRPIQNRWEAHKQVPATSPESDAASKDLKKRGFKFVGSTIIYAHMQATGLVNDHLATCFRYHPCAKLAKKKW; via the coding sequence ATGCCTGCTGCCAAGAAGGAAGTCGTCCGTTGCACCTGGGCCATGGGCGGCAACGAACTCTACCACCAGTATCACGACGAGGAATGGGGCGTTCCCGTCTATGACGACCGAAAGCAGTTCGAGTTCCTCACGCTCGAAAGCGCCCAGGCGGGGTTGAGCTGGTCGACGATCCTCAACAAACGCGAGGGCTACCGCCGGGCGTTCGCCGACTTCGATCCAGTGCAGGTCGCCCGTTTCACCGAGAAGCGAATCGAAAAGATCCTCACTGATCCCGGCATCGTGCGGAACCGCCTGAAGGTGAAGGCCGCGGTCACGAACGCTCAGCTGTTTCTGCAGGTGCAGGAAGAGTTCGACGGCTTCGCCCGCTACCTGTGGCAGTTCGTCGACGGCCGACCGATTCAGAATCGTTGGGAAGCCCACAAGCAAGTCCCAGCGACGTCGCCCGAGTCGGACGCGGCAAGCAAAGATTTGAAGAAGCGAGGCTTCAAGTTCGTCGGCAGCACGATCATCTATGCCCACATGCAAGCCACGGGCCTAGTGAACGACCACCTCGCCACCTGCTTCCGTTATCATCCCTGCGCAAAGCTGGCCAAGAAAAAATGGTAG